From Bacillus sp. Bos-x628, the proteins below share one genomic window:
- a CDS encoding spore maturation protein translates to MAFVNWLSLALIPLIIAGILIAGTIKKVPTYESFVEGGKEGIQIAFSIIPYLVGMLVAITIFRASGALDFVMDLLKPVFTAIGFPTEVVPLAFIRPISGTAALGMTSDLIATYGPDSFIGQLAAVMQGSTDTTLYILTVYFGAVGIKKMGDALKVGLLADLIGVIASIVIVSLLFSGA, encoded by the coding sequence ATGGCTTTTGTTAACTGGCTATCACTTGCTTTGATTCCTCTGATCATTGCAGGAATTCTCATTGCAGGAACGATTAAAAAAGTACCGACTTATGAATCGTTTGTTGAAGGCGGCAAAGAAGGAATTCAGATTGCGTTCTCCATCATTCCTTATTTAGTTGGAATGCTTGTTGCGATTACCATTTTTCGTGCTTCAGGTGCGCTTGATTTTGTCATGGATCTGCTAAAGCCTGTGTTTACAGCGATTGGGTTTCCAACAGAGGTAGTTCCGCTGGCGTTTATTCGGCCGATATCAGGAACGGCAGCACTTGGCATGACATCAGATCTCATTGCTACATATGGACCCGATTCTTTTATAGGTCAACTTGCAGCCGTCATGCAGGGATCAACAGACACGACCCTTTACATTTTAACAGTTTATTTTGGAGCAGTTGGAATTAAAAAAATGGGTGATGCACTTAAGGTGGGGCTTTTAGCAGACCTCATCGGGGTTATTGCATCCATTGTCATTGTGAGTTTATTATTTAGCGGCGCCTGA
- a CDS encoding DUF309 domain-containing protein: MYAEPYLAFLHEFHTTRDYFECHETLEEYWKEDPPEHRKEYWVGLIQLAVALYHQRRGNVKGAKRLISNSLHLLSTERKALVNLGLDDEAFILLLRTLKKKMDAEMPYESVMLPIKDEALLSLCRQMAEKEGLPFGQESNLSHTFLIEKHRLRDRSDVILERKRQLKRKKSRGI; encoded by the coding sequence GTGTACGCTGAACCGTATCTCGCATTTTTACACGAATTTCATACGACAAGAGATTATTTTGAATGTCATGAAACTCTTGAAGAATATTGGAAAGAAGATCCCCCAGAGCATCGCAAAGAATACTGGGTAGGGTTGATTCAGCTTGCTGTCGCTTTATATCACCAAAGACGAGGTAATGTAAAAGGAGCAAAACGGCTAATTTCAAACAGTCTTCACTTGTTATCAACTGAAAGAAAGGCATTAGTCAATCTTGGTCTAGATGATGAAGCGTTCATCCTGCTCCTTAGGACACTTAAAAAGAAAATGGACGCAGAGATGCCCTATGAAAGTGTGATGCTCCCGATAAAGGATGAGGCACTTCTATCTTTATGCAGACAAATGGCGGAAAAAGAAGGTCTTCCCTTTGGACAGGAAAGTAACTTATCTCATACCTTTTTAATTGAAAAACATCGACTTCGTGATCGGTCGGATGTAATACTTGAACGGAAGAGACAATTAAAACGTAAAAAAAGCAGAGGGATTTGA
- a CDS encoding YjcZ family sporulation protein, with protein MGDGYYFGGGFALIVVLFILLIIVGAAWVY; from the coding sequence ATGGGAGATGGCTATTACTTCGGCGGAGGATTTGCGCTTATTGTTGTGCTGTTCATCTTGCTGATCATCGTTGGCGCGGCTTGGGTTTATTAA
- a CDS encoding GNAT family N-acetyltransferase: MLIRYKKSFEKIAMGLLSFMPGEKDVKQLQQTIKSYETDDKRQLFLWKDGEDIVGAIGVLKTDDQVQIEHISVNPSHRDQGIGKEMVLAVEEIFKTKSLIPNELTQGFFQKCHSETN; the protein is encoded by the coding sequence ATGTTAATTCGTTACAAGAAGTCTTTTGAAAAAATTGCTATGGGACTCCTGTCCTTTATGCCAGGTGAGAAAGACGTCAAACAGCTTCAGCAGACGATTAAGTCGTATGAAACGGATGATAAACGGCAGCTTTTCCTTTGGAAAGATGGCGAGGATATTGTTGGTGCAATTGGTGTGTTAAAAACAGACGACCAAGTACAAATTGAACATATTAGTGTCAATCCATCCCATCGCGATCAAGGGATAGGCAAGGAAATGGTATTAGCCGTGGAAGAGATATTTAAAACAAAATCGCTCATTCCAAATGAATTAACGCAAGGCTTCTTTCAAAAGTGTCATAGTGAAACAAACTAA
- the ribE gene encoding 6,7-dimethyl-8-ribityllumazine synthase — translation MNTIQGHVVAEGLKFAIVAARFNDFITSKLLDGAEDTLLRHGANGDDIDVVWVPGAFEIPYMAKKLAETKKYDAVITLGTVIRGATSHYDYVCNEAAKGIAQSAISTGIPIIFGVLTTESIEQAIERAGTKAGNKGSESAAAAIEMANLNRTFR, via the coding sequence ATGAATACAATACAAGGCCATGTAGTAGCAGAAGGACTAAAATTTGCCATTGTGGCTGCGAGGTTTAATGATTTTATTACAAGCAAGCTGCTAGATGGAGCAGAAGATACATTACTTAGACATGGAGCAAACGGTGATGATATCGATGTTGTTTGGGTACCAGGTGCGTTTGAAATCCCATATATGGCAAAAAAACTAGCAGAGACCAAAAAATATGACGCTGTCATCACACTTGGGACTGTGATCCGCGGTGCGACATCGCATTATGATTATGTTTGCAATGAGGCAGCGAAAGGAATTGCTCAAAGTGCCATATCAACAGGCATTCCTATTATCTTTGGCGTCTTGACGACAGAATCAATCGAACAAGCCATTGAAAGAGCAGGCACAAAAGCTGGAAACAAAGGCAGTGAATCGGCTGCTGCTGCTATTGAAATGGCCAATTTAAATCGAACGTTCCGTTAA
- the scpB gene encoding SMC-Scp complex subunit ScpB has product MTLDIVNWKAILEALLYAAGDEGLTRKQLMSVLEVDEAALLNMMSLVKEEYQKKERGIELIEYADSYMLLTKKEYSVYLKKLVETPSKGLSQAALEVLAIVSYKQPITRAEVEEIRGVKSERVLHSLVAKALLCEVGRAEGPGRAILYGTTPTFLEQFGLKALDELPPLPENVEADGIQEEADLFFENFNQTFEEIK; this is encoded by the coding sequence ATGACGCTTGATATCGTGAATTGGAAAGCCATTTTAGAAGCGCTGCTTTATGCAGCAGGAGATGAAGGCTTAACAAGGAAACAGCTCATGTCTGTTCTTGAAGTTGATGAGGCGGCATTACTCAACATGATGTCTCTCGTGAAAGAAGAGTATCAAAAAAAAGAACGAGGTATTGAACTCATTGAATATGCCGATTCATATATGTTGCTCACTAAAAAAGAATACAGCGTTTACTTAAAAAAATTAGTGGAAACCCCTTCAAAAGGCTTATCGCAAGCTGCACTAGAGGTACTGGCGATTGTCTCATACAAACAGCCGATTACACGTGCTGAAGTAGAGGAAATCCGTGGCGTCAAATCAGAACGGGTTCTTCACAGTTTAGTAGCCAAAGCATTATTGTGCGAGGTTGGACGTGCAGAAGGTCCGGGACGAGCAATTCTATATGGTACGACACCTACCTTTTTAGAGCAATTTGGCTTAAAGGCTCTTGATGAATTGCCGCCGCTTCCAGAGAATGTTGAGGCAGATGGTATACAAGAAGAAGCCGATTTATTTTTTGAAAACTTCAATCAAACATTTGAAGAAATAAAGTAG
- a CDS encoding D-alanyl-D-alanine carboxypeptidase family protein, with amino-acid sequence MPYLKIGTAVLLLFTLLLPFSSHAQAEVSLSVSARSAILIDGQSGRVLFGKGEHEKRRVASITKIMTAVLAIESGKMKETVKVSKRATQAEGSSIYLKEGQKVSLEDLTYGLMLRSGNDAAVAIAEHVGGSLEGFIFMMNQKASELGMENTNFQNPHGLDDHKNHYSSAYDMAILTKYAMQHKEYQKIAGTTFYKAKTMEGYWKNKNKLLTGLYPYSTGGKTGYTKLAKRTLVSTAEKGDAVLIAVTINAPDDWNDHISMFEYAFDHYKTYLLAKKGRLASLKGTFYEKKAFIKRDVDYLLTEYEKKLVKIETEMLTPEKKWEKQPSAIPDVVGKMTFLLDDQVIEQVPIYYENKRNRMPQKSFQEMFKSVFQTSVGGSSWSI; translated from the coding sequence ATGCCCTATTTAAAAATTGGTACAGCAGTCCTTCTTCTATTTACACTTTTATTGCCATTTTCCTCACATGCTCAAGCAGAAGTCTCATTATCAGTGAGTGCGAGAAGCGCCATTTTAATAGATGGACAATCAGGCAGAGTTCTATTTGGAAAAGGCGAGCATGAAAAAAGAAGAGTCGCCAGCATTACAAAAATTATGACTGCTGTATTAGCGATAGAATCAGGAAAAATGAAAGAAACCGTCAAAGTATCAAAACGTGCAACTCAAGCAGAAGGTTCATCGATTTATTTAAAGGAAGGGCAGAAAGTGAGTTTAGAAGACCTTACCTATGGACTTATGCTGCGCTCTGGAAATGATGCAGCTGTTGCCATTGCTGAACATGTTGGCGGCAGTTTAGAAGGATTTATTTTTATGATGAATCAAAAAGCCTCTGAATTAGGAATGGAGAATACGAATTTTCAAAATCCTCATGGACTGGATGATCATAAAAACCACTATTCATCTGCCTATGATATGGCGATACTAACAAAATACGCAATGCAGCATAAAGAATATCAAAAAATTGCCGGCACAACCTTTTATAAAGCAAAGACAATGGAAGGTTACTGGAAAAATAAAAACAAGCTGTTAACAGGTTTATATCCGTATTCTACAGGAGGGAAAACGGGTTATACAAAACTTGCAAAACGAACCCTTGTTTCCACCGCTGAAAAAGGTGATGCTGTATTAATCGCGGTCACCATCAATGCACCGGATGACTGGAATGATCACATTTCTATGTTTGAATATGCATTTGACCACTACAAAACATATCTGCTTGCTAAGAAGGGAAGGCTGGCCTCTTTAAAAGGGACTTTTTACGAAAAAAAAGCTTTCATAAAGCGTGATGTGGACTATTTATTAACTGAATATGAGAAAAAATTAGTGAAAATTGAAACCGAAATGCTCACACCTGAAAAGAAATGGGAGAAACAACCTTCTGCTATTCCAGATGTTGTCGGAAAAATGACATTTTTGTTAGATGATCAAGTCATCGAGCAAGTGCCTATTTATTATGAGAATAAACGCAATCGAATGCCCCAAAAAAGCTTTCAAGAAATGTTTAAATCTGTCTTTCAGACATCTGTAGGCGGTTCTTCATGGTCAATCTAA
- a CDS encoding thiol-disulfide oxidoreductase ResA yields the protein MKKRRFFIRTGILLVMLAALCYTMYHSVFAKQDRIKEGSIAPNFVLQSVNGERIELKDLKGKGVFLNFWGTWCVPCKQEFPYMANQYKVFKDRGVEIVAVNVGESNIAVKNFMDAYGVNFPVAMDKDRQVTEAYDITPLPTTFLINPEGKVIKVIKGTMTERNVYEYMNLIKPKGS from the coding sequence ATGAAGAAAAGGCGATTTTTCATCAGGACGGGCATTCTCCTCGTGATGCTTGCAGCACTATGTTATACAATGTATCATTCAGTATTTGCTAAACAGGATCGAATCAAAGAAGGCTCAATTGCACCTAACTTTGTCCTTCAATCAGTGAATGGGGAGCGGATTGAACTAAAGGACTTAAAAGGAAAAGGGGTCTTTCTTAATTTTTGGGGTACATGGTGTGTTCCATGTAAACAAGAATTTCCTTATATGGCGAATCAGTATAAAGTGTTCAAGGATCGCGGCGTGGAAATTGTTGCGGTGAATGTCGGGGAATCGAATATTGCTGTAAAGAATTTTATGGATGCCTATGGCGTGAACTTTCCTGTTGCCATGGATAAAGATCGTCAAGTAACAGAGGCATATGATATTACGCCGCTGCCAACTACATTTTTAATTAATCCTGAAGGAAAGGTAATCAAAGTCATAAAGGGAACAATGACAGAACGTAATGTCTATGAATATATGAATTTGATTAAACCAAAGGGGTCATAG
- a CDS encoding segregation/condensation protein A, whose protein sequence is MLEYQVKIDSFEGPLDLLLHLINRLEIDIYDIPVAKITEQYLLYVHTMRELELDVASEYLVMAATLLSIKSRMLLPKQEEELFDEELLEEEEDPREELIGKLIEYRKYKNAAQQLKEREEERQNAFTKPPSDLSEFAKEADAKDTNLHVTVYDMLGAFQKVLNRKKITKPTPSKITRQEIPIEDKMNEIMNHLRKTKKRINFMTLFQHDQKEHLVVTFLAVLELMKSQQIMLEQEGNFEDIYIIGSETIHDA, encoded by the coding sequence ATGCTGGAATATCAAGTGAAAATAGATTCGTTTGAGGGTCCATTGGACTTGCTTTTACATTTAATCAACCGTTTGGAAATAGATATTTATGATATTCCTGTTGCTAAAATTACGGAGCAGTATTTATTATATGTCCATACGATGAGGGAGCTTGAGCTGGATGTAGCAAGTGAGTATTTGGTGATGGCAGCAACCCTCCTAAGTATTAAGAGCAGAATGCTTCTTCCTAAACAAGAGGAAGAGCTTTTTGATGAAGAGCTACTCGAAGAGGAAGAGGACCCTCGTGAAGAGCTGATTGGAAAATTGATTGAATACCGTAAGTATAAAAATGCAGCGCAACAATTAAAGGAACGTGAAGAAGAGCGGCAAAATGCCTTTACGAAACCGCCAAGCGATTTAAGTGAATTTGCAAAAGAAGCTGATGCAAAGGACACAAATTTGCATGTAACGGTGTATGATATGTTAGGTGCGTTCCAAAAGGTATTAAACCGAAAAAAAATAACGAAACCAACACCATCAAAGATTACAAGACAAGAAATTCCGATTGAAGACAAAATGAATGAGATTATGAATCATTTAAGAAAAACAAAAAAACGAATCAATTTCATGACACTTTTCCAACATGATCAAAAGGAACACCTTGTCGTGACGTTTCTTGCTGTTCTCGAACTGATGAAAAGCCAACAAATTATGTTAGAGCAAGAAGGGAACTTTGAAGACATCTATATTATAGGGAGTGAAACGATTCATGACGCTTGA
- a CDS encoding cytochrome c biogenesis protein ResB: MKEVKCECGHINPVGTILCESCGNPIAAKEKNSSKLLDMRYDGSARRSQTYNKTIVDKVWNFFSSVKVGVWLIVITLLASSLGTIFPQEQFIPPGASASTYYEEQYGSFGKLYYILGFHDLYSSWWFLALVASIGISLVICSLDRVIPLYRALKNQGVIKTEGFMRRQRLFSETDQTLDEHTYKGIVKAMKLKRYRVREEDGHILAEKGRFSRWGPYVNHIGLIIFLIGSMLRFVPGMYVDETLWVREGETAPIPGTDGQYFLKNNQFSIDRYESGNEKKVFENAIEKAGDGQVVKSYKTDAILYKREGEVVYGEKPKLKEVTEHEIKVNEPLKFDNFSLYQVDFKQNELDQMVFQLIRKDTEKSFGTVEINLLEPKSEYDLGSGYKVKVVSYLPDFYFDEDGTPSTKTRNPNNPAFVFEMISPEKPKGEKSFVAIQETVEGSDNNLYKMKFDRVETKDVTGLTVRKDLTLWILIIGGIIFMIGVVQGMYWQHRRIWLSAKDGKVLVAGHTNKNWFGLKSDLNVLLSGSGIKQPVDQKELPDTTSISKSKGEG; encoded by the coding sequence ATGAAAGAGGTAAAGTGCGAGTGTGGACATATTAATCCAGTCGGTACTATTCTATGTGAATCATGCGGGAACCCAATTGCAGCAAAAGAGAAAAACTCTTCAAAGCTGCTAGATATGAGATATGACGGCAGTGCAAGACGCTCGCAAACGTATAACAAAACGATTGTTGATAAGGTATGGAACTTTTTTTCTTCTGTTAAAGTTGGCGTTTGGTTGATCGTCATTACGCTTTTAGCTTCCTCGCTTGGAACAATCTTTCCGCAGGAACAATTTATCCCGCCAGGTGCATCAGCTTCAACTTACTATGAAGAGCAATACGGATCGTTTGGAAAACTTTACTACATACTTGGATTTCATGATCTATATAGTTCTTGGTGGTTCTTAGCACTTGTGGCATCAATAGGTATTTCTCTTGTGATTTGCAGCCTTGATCGAGTGATTCCGCTTTATCGAGCGCTCAAAAATCAAGGCGTCATTAAAACAGAAGGATTTATGAGAAGGCAGCGTCTTTTCAGTGAAACAGATCAAACATTAGACGAGCATACATATAAAGGCATCGTAAAAGCAATGAAACTAAAGCGTTACCGAGTACGAGAAGAAGATGGGCATATATTAGCTGAAAAAGGACGTTTTTCTCGTTGGGGTCCATACGTTAATCACATAGGATTAATTATTTTTCTGATCGGATCCATGCTCCGTTTCGTTCCAGGTATGTATGTGGATGAAACACTATGGGTAAGAGAAGGTGAAACAGCACCGATTCCAGGCACAGATGGTCAATACTTCCTGAAAAATAATCAATTCTCAATAGATCGTTATGAATCAGGAAATGAAAAAAAAGTGTTTGAAAATGCCATTGAAAAGGCAGGAGACGGACAAGTTGTCAAAAGCTATAAAACAGATGCCATTTTATACAAGCGCGAAGGAGAAGTTGTTTACGGTGAAAAGCCGAAGCTCAAAGAGGTGACAGAACACGAGATTAAAGTGAATGAACCGCTTAAGTTTGACAATTTCTCATTGTATCAAGTGGATTTTAAACAAAATGAACTTGATCAAATGGTGTTTCAGTTAATTCGTAAAGATACAGAGAAATCATTCGGAACAGTGGAGATCAATCTGCTTGAGCCTAAGTCAGAATATGATCTTGGTAGCGGTTACAAGGTCAAGGTTGTCAGTTATTTACCGGATTTTTATTTTGATGAAGACGGGACACCGAGTACGAAAACGAGGAATCCGAATAATCCTGCTTTCGTGTTTGAAATGATTTCCCCTGAAAAACCAAAAGGGGAAAAGAGCTTTGTGGCAATTCAAGAGACGGTTGAAGGTTCTGATAACAATTTATATAAGATGAAATTTGATCGTGTTGAAACAAAAGATGTGACAGGATTAACCGTTAGAAAAGATTTGACACTCTGGATACTGATTATTGGCGGCATCATCTTTATGATTGGTGTTGTGCAGGGGATGTATTGGCAGCATAGAAGGATCTGGCTGTCAGCAAAGGATGGAAAAGTATTAGTCGCAGGACATACAAACAAAAACTGGTTCGGCTTAAAATCAGATCTAAACGTGTTATTAAGTGGCAGTGGCATCAAACAGCCAGTTGATCAAAAAGAACTGCCTGATACAACGAGTATCAGCAAAAGCAAGGGGGAAGGATGA
- a CDS encoding DUF2164 domain-containing protein has protein sequence MKSFSTEEKRQMINEIQRFFAKEREEQIGEVAAGQVLAFITHHLGSYYYNQGVRDSRDIAVQRAQALEEDLFALEKRI, from the coding sequence ATGAAATCATTTTCAACAGAAGAAAAGAGACAAATGATCAATGAAATACAACGTTTTTTTGCAAAAGAGCGCGAAGAACAAATTGGAGAAGTGGCAGCCGGTCAAGTATTAGCGTTTATCACACATCACCTTGGAAGCTACTATTATAATCAGGGAGTGCGCGATAGTCGAGATATTGCGGTTCAACGTGCGCAAGCATTAGAAGAAGACTTGTTTGCACTTGAAAAAAGAATATAG
- the rluB gene encoding 23S rRNA pseudouridine(2605) synthase RluB, whose product MERLQKVIAHAGVASRRKAEELIKEGRVTVNGQKVTELGVKVGSSDKIEVNGLKLEREEPVYFLLYKPRGVISAAEDDKGRKVVTDFFDDVPQRLYPVGRLDYDTSGLILITNDGEFAHKLMHPKYEIDKTYVAKLKGIPSKELLRKLERGILLDHKKTAPARVKMLSIDKRKQTCIVQLTIHEGRNRQVRRMFEAIGHDVLKLKREQYAFLHIEGMRPGDRRELSPHEVKRLRAIADHGTSAF is encoded by the coding sequence ATGGAACGTTTACAGAAAGTCATTGCACATGCCGGCGTCGCATCTAGGCGAAAGGCTGAAGAACTTATTAAAGAAGGACGAGTTACCGTAAATGGTCAAAAGGTGACAGAGCTTGGCGTAAAAGTGGGCTCTTCAGATAAAATTGAAGTCAACGGATTAAAGTTAGAAAGAGAAGAACCTGTCTATTTCTTGCTCTATAAACCGCGCGGCGTCATTTCTGCAGCAGAAGATGATAAAGGGCGTAAAGTTGTGACAGACTTTTTTGACGATGTCCCGCAGCGACTCTATCCGGTTGGACGCTTAGATTATGATACGAGCGGTTTGATTTTGATTACAAATGACGGGGAATTTGCTCACAAGCTGATGCATCCTAAATATGAAATTGATAAAACATATGTAGCGAAGCTGAAAGGAATTCCTTCAAAAGAATTGCTCAGAAAGCTGGAAAGAGGCATTCTTTTAGATCACAAAAAAACAGCGCCAGCTCGTGTCAAAATGCTTTCCATTGATAAACGAAAGCAGACGTGCATCGTCCAATTGACCATTCATGAAGGTCGAAACAGACAAGTGAGACGTATGTTTGAAGCCATTGGTCATGATGTCTTAAAGCTTAAGAGAGAGCAATACGCATTTCTTCATATCGAAGGGATGAGACCAGGAGATCGAAGAGAATTGTCGCCGCATGAAGTGAAGCGTCTGAGAGCAATCGCTGATCACGGTACAAGTGCTTTCTAA
- a CDS encoding nucleoside recognition domain-containing protein, with translation MVNLIWVFLTVIGLVYAMFNGTMQEVNEAVFKGSKEAVTISIGLISVLVFWLGLMKIAEEAGLLNFFSKLCRPFISKLFPDIPPNHPAMGYILSNLMANFFGLGNAATPLGIKAMEQMKKLNGGKNEASRSMITFLAVNTSSITLVPTTVIAIRMTYGADQPTDIVGPTILATLISGIGAIIIDRYFHYRRSRRGG, from the coding sequence ATGGTCAATCTAATTTGGGTTTTTCTGACTGTCATCGGTCTTGTATATGCCATGTTTAACGGAACGATGCAGGAAGTGAATGAAGCTGTATTTAAGGGCTCTAAAGAAGCTGTTACGATTTCCATCGGACTGATCAGTGTACTCGTTTTTTGGCTGGGGCTTATGAAAATTGCTGAGGAAGCGGGACTATTAAATTTTTTCAGTAAACTATGCCGGCCGTTTATTTCAAAGCTATTTCCAGACATCCCGCCCAATCATCCAGCAATGGGGTATATATTGTCTAATCTGATGGCAAATTTCTTCGGTCTTGGTAATGCCGCCACACCGCTTGGAATTAAAGCCATGGAACAAATGAAGAAATTAAACGGAGGGAAAAATGAGGCGAGTCGATCAATGATTACGTTTTTGGCTGTCAACACGTCATCCATTACCCTTGTGCCAACAACCGTCATTGCCATTAGAATGACATATGGTGCAGATCAGCCGACAGATATTGTCGGTCCGACTATTTTGGCGACGCTGATTTCCGGCATCGGTGCGATTATCATTGATCGCTATTTCCACTATCGTAGAAGCAGGCGGGGGGGATGA
- a CDS encoding YpuI family protein, giving the protein MAHLNVKDQVDQAGVFLSKVATEVNVFLNEATLSSLKRLNPEAEAYYCDILSTLRKLAVYSEDAAAVCQKMGQQHTFPQQAAQQILYRIYHQCIEEFFTPKKDTWYEDSRSAYTGKSSIVFHHEVSAGLKQLFSSLEKDFLMMREELEYTVSHHQMKMV; this is encoded by the coding sequence ATGGCACATTTAAATGTGAAGGATCAAGTTGATCAAGCAGGCGTATTTTTATCAAAGGTTGCAACTGAAGTGAATGTATTTCTAAATGAAGCTACCTTATCAAGCTTGAAACGATTAAACCCCGAAGCGGAAGCCTATTATTGTGACATATTGAGTACATTACGGAAGCTCGCTGTGTATAGCGAGGATGCGGCAGCAGTTTGCCAGAAAATGGGGCAACAGCATACATTCCCGCAGCAAGCCGCACAGCAAATCCTTTACCGTATTTATCATCAGTGTATTGAAGAATTTTTTACTCCGAAAAAGGATACATGGTATGAGGATAGCCGTTCGGCTTATACTGGGAAAAGCAGTATTGTTTTTCACCATGAGGTATCTGCCGGTCTAAAGCAGTTATTTTCATCATTAGAAAAAGACTTTTTAATGATGAGAGAAGAGCTAGAATATACAGTTTCTCATCATCAAATGAAAATGGTATAA
- the ribE gene encoding riboflavin synthase — protein sequence MFTGIIEEIGTVQSLSKRAADAMKMVIKCSRILEDVHLGDSIAINGVCLTVTSYSEEQFTADVMPETVKATSLGDLKSGSKVNLERAMSSNGRFGGHFVSGHIDGTASITRIEKNSNAIYYDLEMDKSLTDMLTKKGSIALDGVSLTIFDLRDSHVTVSIIPHTLEGTIFPTKTIGDLVNVECDMIGKYIYRFLTKGHDDQQPSRLTPSFLKEHGF from the coding sequence ATGTTTACGGGTATTATTGAAGAAATTGGCACAGTCCAGTCATTAAGCAAAAGAGCAGCTGATGCTATGAAAATGGTCATCAAGTGTAGCCGTATTCTAGAGGATGTACATCTTGGAGACAGTATTGCAATTAATGGCGTTTGCCTTACTGTCACAAGCTATTCAGAAGAACAATTTACGGCAGATGTGATGCCTGAGACGGTTAAAGCCACATCACTTGGTGACCTCAAATCAGGCAGTAAAGTAAATCTAGAACGTGCCATGTCCTCAAATGGACGATTTGGCGGTCATTTTGTATCAGGCCACATTGATGGGACCGCCTCGATTACCCGAATAGAAAAGAACAGCAATGCCATTTACTATGATTTAGAGATGGACAAGTCTCTCACAGACATGCTTACTAAAAAGGGATCAATTGCATTAGATGGCGTCAGCTTGACGATTTTTGATTTGCGTGATTCACACGTCACAGTCTCCATCATTCCACATACGCTTGAAGGAACAATTTTTCCGACTAAAACTATCGGCGATTTGGTGAATGTAGAGTGTGATATGATCGGGAAATATATTTATCGTTTTTTAACAAAAGGACATGACGATCAACAGCCATCTCGATTGACCCCATCATTTTTAAAAGAGCATGGATTTTAG